Proteins encoded in a region of the Streptomyces akebiae genome:
- a CDS encoding TerC/Alx family metal homeostasis membrane protein, producing the protein MDVSVTLWVLTVVGLAALIAVDFFIGRKPHDVSIKEAGIWTIVWIVLAALFGVGLLVFGGGQPAGEFFAGFITEKSLSVDNLFVFVLIMAKFAVPSQYQQRVLLIGVLIALVLRAIFIAAGAAILASFAWVFYIFGAFLIYTAWKLIQEARAEESEEDWEENKLLKAAEKRFGVADRYHGTKLWIEQNGKRVMTPMLVVMLAIGTTDVLFALDSIPAIFGLTQDPYIVFTANAFALMGLRQLYFLIGGLLKKLVHLSYGLSVILGFIGVKLVLHALHESGVHVPEISIPVSLGVICAVLIVTTITSLIASKKQAQAEAEQNKAEGAEKDSVEA; encoded by the coding sequence GTGGATGTTTCCGTGACCCTATGGGTCCTCACAGTGGTGGGCCTTGCCGCCCTCATCGCGGTCGACTTCTTCATCGGCCGCAAGCCCCATGACGTGTCCATCAAGGAAGCCGGGATCTGGACGATCGTCTGGATCGTCCTGGCCGCCCTCTTCGGAGTCGGGCTCCTCGTCTTCGGCGGCGGTCAGCCGGCCGGAGAGTTCTTCGCGGGCTTCATCACCGAGAAGTCCCTGAGCGTCGACAACCTCTTCGTCTTCGTCCTGATCATGGCGAAGTTCGCGGTGCCGTCCCAGTATCAGCAGCGGGTGCTGCTGATCGGTGTGCTGATAGCCCTGGTGCTCCGCGCGATCTTCATCGCCGCGGGCGCGGCGATCCTCGCCAGCTTCGCCTGGGTCTTCTACATCTTCGGCGCGTTCCTGATCTACACCGCCTGGAAGCTGATCCAGGAGGCCAGGGCCGAGGAGTCCGAGGAGGACTGGGAGGAGAACAAGCTCCTCAAGGCCGCCGAGAAGCGCTTCGGCGTCGCCGACCGGTACCACGGCACCAAGCTGTGGATCGAGCAGAACGGCAAGCGCGTCATGACGCCGATGCTCGTCGTGATGCTCGCCATCGGTACCACGGACGTCCTCTTCGCACTGGACTCCATCCCCGCGATCTTCGGCCTGACCCAGGACCCGTACATCGTGTTCACGGCCAACGCGTTCGCGCTCATGGGCCTGCGCCAGCTGTACTTCCTCATCGGCGGTCTGCTGAAGAAGCTGGTCCACCTGTCCTACGGACTGTCGGTCATCCTCGGCTTCATCGGTGTGAAGCTGGTGCTGCACGCCTTGCACGAGTCCGGGGTACACGTTCCTGAGATCTCCATCCCGGTGTCTCTCGGCGTGATCTGCGCGGTGCTGATCGTCACCACGATCACCAGCCTGATCGCGTCGAAGAAGCAGGCGCAGGCCGAGGCAGAGCAGAACAAGGCCGAAGGCGCGGAGAAGGACAGCGTCGAGGCCTGA
- a CDS encoding calcium:proton antiporter — MLARLRSLTTRWTAVVPVAAVVLLALTWGRDLPPAAVALVTMVLAGAVLAAVHHAEVVAHRVGEPFGSLVLAVAVTIIEVALIVTLMADGGDKSSTLARDTVFAAVMITCNGIVGICLLVASLRHGLAVFNPEGTGAALATVATLATLSLVLPTFTTSKPGPEFSTAQLTFAALSSLALYGLFVATQTVRHRDYFLPITRMGEVITQDDHAEAPSARTAGISLGLLGLALVGVVGLAKGVSPTIESGVEGAGLPHAVVGVIIALLVLLPETIAALRAARRDRVQTSLNLALGSAMASIGLTIPAVALASVWLSGPLVLGLGATHMVLLALTVVVASLTVVPGRATPLQGGVHLVLFAAYLELAVNP; from the coding sequence ATGCTCGCTCGGCTCCGGTCGCTCACGACGCGATGGACTGCTGTCGTCCCGGTGGCCGCGGTCGTCCTGCTCGCTCTGACCTGGGGACGTGATCTGCCCCCTGCGGCTGTCGCCCTGGTGACCATGGTGCTCGCGGGAGCCGTGCTGGCCGCCGTGCACCACGCCGAGGTCGTCGCACACCGGGTCGGTGAACCCTTCGGCTCCCTCGTCCTCGCCGTCGCCGTCACCATCATCGAGGTCGCCCTGATCGTCACGTTGATGGCCGACGGCGGGGACAAGAGCTCGACCCTCGCCCGCGACACCGTCTTCGCCGCCGTGATGATCACCTGCAACGGCATCGTCGGCATCTGCCTGCTCGTCGCCTCACTGCGCCACGGGCTCGCGGTCTTCAACCCCGAGGGCACCGGCGCCGCCCTCGCCACGGTCGCGACGCTGGCCACGCTCAGCCTGGTGCTCCCCACCTTCACCACCAGCAAGCCCGGCCCCGAGTTCTCCACGGCCCAGCTCACCTTCGCGGCCCTGTCCTCACTGGCCCTGTACGGGCTGTTCGTCGCCACGCAGACCGTGCGCCACCGGGACTACTTCCTGCCGATCACCAGGATGGGCGAGGTGATCACCCAGGACGACCACGCCGAGGCGCCTTCGGCCCGTACCGCCGGGATCAGCCTCGGACTGCTCGGTCTGGCGCTCGTCGGCGTGGTCGGCCTCGCCAAGGGCGTCTCTCCGACCATCGAGTCCGGTGTCGAGGGAGCGGGACTGCCGCACGCGGTCGTCGGTGTGATCATCGCGCTGCTGGTGCTGCTGCCGGAGACGATCGCCGCGCTGCGCGCCGCCCGCCGCGACCGCGTCCAGACCAGCCTCAACCTGGCCCTCGGCTCCGCCATGGCCAGCATCGGTCTCACCATCCCGGCCGTCGCCCTCGCCTCGGTCTGGCTCTCCGGACCACTCGTCCTCGGCCTCGGCGCCACCCACATGGTGCTGCTCGCCCTGACCGTCGTGGTCGCCTCGCTGACCGTGGTCCCGGGACGCGCGACACCGCTCCAGGGCGGGGTGCACCTGGTGCTGTTCGCGGCCTATCTGGAGCTGGCGGTGAACCCGTAG
- a CDS encoding MFS transporter gives MLRLACASLAGTAIEFYDFFVYGTAAALVLGPLFFPTFSPLAGTLAAFATFGVGFVARPLGSVLFGHIGDRHGRRPVLVASLLLTGGATVAVGCVPTFDSIGVTAPFLLLVLRFLQGLGLGGEWGGAVLLTAEHAPADRRGLWSSFPQVGPAVGFLLANGVMLALSATLTEAQFAAWGWRVPFWAAGVLAVAGLWLRSSLTESPQFLQIDEPARVPLAEVVRGHWRLVLLTAGALAIGYAVFYSVTTWSLAYGTERLGVSRTVMLTCIMGAVVVKGALTPLAAVLGDRYGRRPMCLIGCGVTVLWMFPMVALLATGEPLLIFFGFLVAMLAFVTMFAVIAAYLPELYAPRVRCTGAAVGYNLGGVLGGALTPIVATAVAQGGRVPWGVGAYLTGIALLSLGCFALLPETRPVSLPTPAEAEPATG, from the coding sequence ATGCTGCGCCTGGCGTGCGCCTCGCTCGCCGGGACGGCCATCGAGTTCTACGACTTCTTCGTCTACGGGACGGCGGCGGCCCTCGTTCTGGGGCCACTGTTCTTCCCGACGTTCTCACCCCTGGCCGGGACCCTCGCGGCCTTCGCGACCTTCGGGGTCGGGTTCGTGGCGCGGCCGCTCGGCTCGGTGCTGTTCGGGCACATCGGGGACCGGCACGGGCGGAGGCCGGTCCTCGTCGCCTCGCTGCTGCTGACCGGGGGCGCGACCGTGGCCGTCGGCTGCGTCCCCACCTTCGACTCGATCGGTGTCACCGCCCCCTTCCTCCTGCTCGTGCTGCGCTTCCTGCAAGGGCTCGGGCTCGGTGGGGAGTGGGGCGGGGCGGTGCTGCTGACGGCGGAGCACGCGCCGGCCGATCGCCGCGGACTGTGGTCGAGCTTTCCCCAGGTGGGTCCCGCGGTGGGGTTCCTGCTGGCCAACGGGGTGATGCTCGCGCTGTCGGCGACCCTGACGGAGGCCCAGTTCGCCGCCTGGGGGTGGCGTGTGCCGTTCTGGGCGGCGGGCGTCCTGGCCGTCGCGGGGCTGTGGCTGCGGTCGTCGCTCACGGAGAGCCCGCAGTTCCTGCAGATCGACGAACCCGCGCGCGTGCCGCTCGCCGAGGTCGTGCGCGGCCACTGGCGGCTCGTCCTGCTGACGGCCGGCGCTCTCGCGATCGGGTATGCGGTCTTCTACTCGGTGACGACCTGGTCCCTCGCGTACGGCACCGAGCGCCTCGGGGTGAGCCGCACGGTCATGCTGACCTGCATCATGGGCGCCGTTGTGGTGAAGGGCGCTCTGACACCACTGGCGGCGGTGCTCGGCGACCGGTACGGGCGGCGCCCGATGTGCCTGATCGGCTGTGGCGTCACCGTGCTGTGGATGTTCCCCATGGTCGCGCTCCTGGCGACCGGCGAACCCCTGCTGATCTTCTTCGGTTTCCTCGTGGCCATGCTCGCCTTCGTCACCATGTTCGCCGTCATCGCCGCGTACCTGCCCGAGCTGTACGCGCCCCGTGTGCGCTGCACGGGGGCCGCCGTCGGCTACAACCTCGGCGGGGTGCTCGGTGGAGCCCTGACCCCGATCGTGGCCACCGCCGTGGCCCAGGGCGGACGGGTGCCGTGGGGTGTGGGCGCCTATCTCACCGGGATCGCCCTGCTGAGCCTGGGCTGCTTCGCCCTGCTGCCGGAGACCCGGCCGGTGTCCCTGCCGACACCGGCGGAGGCGGAGCCCGCGACAGGCTGA
- a CDS encoding S66 family peptidase, with protein MTTPSYPTKPSPGDRVAVLSPGAGLPGVFPRPFELGLERLRGEYGLEPVEYPTTRKMDSTPQERADDVHAAFADPDIKAVFTSIGGDDQITVLPLLDRELLRANPKPFFGMSDNSNLLAFLYNTGIVGYHGGTVMTSLGRSGAMAPLTADSLRAALFTSGPYELRPTERFNDVNRDWADPATFDAEPETVPGAGWTWVNPNRVVEGRSWGGCLEILGWLLMADREVPRDLSVLDGGVLFLETSEELPSGEEVFRTLRNMGERGLLQRFPALLMGRPKAWSFEQPNTPEEAARYAAGQREAVLRAMRTYAPDATIVFDVDLGHTDPQFVVPYGGVIRVDGPARRITVTY; from the coding sequence ATGACCACGCCTTCGTATCCGACCAAGCCCTCCCCCGGCGACCGTGTCGCCGTCCTGTCGCCCGGTGCCGGTCTGCCCGGAGTCTTTCCACGCCCCTTCGAACTTGGCCTGGAGCGGCTGCGCGGGGAGTACGGTCTCGAACCGGTCGAGTATCCGACGACGCGGAAGATGGACTCGACGCCGCAGGAGCGGGCCGACGACGTCCACGCGGCCTTCGCCGACCCGGACATCAAGGCGGTGTTCACGTCGATCGGCGGCGACGACCAGATCACCGTGCTGCCGCTGCTGGACCGGGAGTTGCTGCGGGCCAACCCCAAGCCGTTCTTCGGCATGAGCGACAACAGCAACCTGTTGGCGTTCCTCTACAACACAGGAATCGTCGGCTACCACGGCGGGACCGTGATGACCTCGCTGGGCAGGTCCGGCGCCATGGCCCCGCTGACCGCGGACTCCCTGCGCGCCGCCCTGTTCACCTCGGGACCGTACGAGCTGCGGCCCACCGAACGCTTCAACGACGTCAATCGCGACTGGGCCGACCCGGCGACCTTCGACGCGGAGCCGGAGACCGTGCCCGGCGCCGGATGGACCTGGGTGAACCCCAACCGCGTGGTGGAGGGTCGCAGTTGGGGCGGCTGTCTGGAGATCCTCGGCTGGCTGCTGATGGCCGACCGCGAGGTGCCGCGCGACCTGTCCGTCCTCGACGGCGGCGTGCTCTTCCTGGAGACCTCGGAGGAACTGCCCAGCGGCGAGGAGGTCTTCCGCACCCTGCGCAACATGGGCGAGCGCGGCCTGCTCCAGCGCTTCCCGGCACTCCTGATGGGCCGCCCCAAGGCCTGGTCCTTCGAACAGCCCAACACCCCCGAGGAGGCGGCCCGTTACGCGGCCGGACAGCGCGAGGCCGTCCTGCGCGCCATGCGGACGTACGCCCCCGACGCCACGATCGTCTTCGACGTGGATCTCGGACACACCGATCCGCAGTTCGTCGTCCCCTACGGTGGCGTGATCCGGGTGGACGGGCCCGCCCGGCGCATCACGGTGACCTACTGA
- the aroQ gene encoding type II 3-dehydroquinate dehydratase, with translation MPRSLAQAPIMILNGPNLNLLGQRQPEIYGSDTLADVEAMCAKAAAAHGGTVDLRQSNHEGELVDWIHEARLHHSGIVINPGAYSHTSVAILDALNTCDGLPVLEVHISNIHQRETFRHHSYVSLRADGVIAGCGVQGYVFGVERVAALAGAGRAEA, from the coding sequence GTGCCCCGCAGCCTGGCCCAAGCCCCGATCATGATTCTCAACGGCCCCAACCTGAACCTCCTGGGGCAGCGCCAGCCCGAGATCTACGGCTCGGACACCCTCGCCGACGTCGAGGCGATGTGCGCCAAGGCGGCGGCCGCGCACGGCGGCACGGTGGACCTCCGGCAGTCCAACCACGAGGGCGAACTGGTCGACTGGATCCACGAGGCACGGCTCCACCACAGCGGGATCGTCATCAACCCCGGTGCCTACTCGCACACCTCCGTGGCGATCCTCGACGCCCTCAACACCTGCGACGGGCTGCCGGTGCTGGAGGTGCACATCTCCAACATCCACCAGCGCGAGACGTTCCGGCACCACTCGTACGTCTCCCTGCGCGCCGACGGTGTCATCGCCGGCTGCGGCGTGCAGGGCTATGTGTTCGGCGTGGAGCGGGTCGCCGCGCTCGCGGGGGCGGGCCGGGCGGAGGCGTGA
- a CDS encoding amino acid ABC transporter ATP-binding protein, with protein MSDNPETVEAVHASGDAPVLRMESVRKTFGGSVVLRDVDLEVAPHTVTALIGASGSGKSTLLRCANLLEDIDDGAIWLDGEEITDPRVDQDAVRRRIGVVFQSYNLFPHMTVLDNITLAPRRVHGVPRAEAEERARALLDRLGLSGKAGAYPDRLSGGQQQRVAIVRALAVRPRLLLLDEITAALDPELVGEVLNVVRDLKADGMTMVLATHEMGFARDVADQVCFLDGGVVLERGTAEQVFGDPRQERTRQFLRRIVEAGRL; from the coding sequence ATGAGCGACAACCCAGAGACCGTGGAAGCCGTGCACGCCTCCGGGGACGCACCCGTGCTGCGGATGGAGTCCGTGCGCAAGACCTTCGGCGGCTCGGTCGTGCTGCGGGACGTCGATCTGGAGGTCGCCCCGCACACCGTGACCGCGCTGATCGGCGCCTCCGGCTCCGGCAAGTCGACGCTGCTGCGCTGCGCCAACCTGCTGGAGGACATCGACGACGGGGCGATCTGGCTGGACGGCGAGGAGATCACCGACCCGCGCGTCGACCAGGACGCGGTCCGACGGCGTATCGGTGTGGTCTTCCAGTCGTACAACCTGTTCCCGCACATGACGGTGCTGGACAACATCACCCTCGCCCCGCGCCGGGTGCACGGCGTTCCCCGCGCGGAGGCCGAGGAACGGGCCCGGGCCCTTCTGGACCGGCTGGGGCTGAGCGGGAAGGCGGGCGCGTATCCCGACCGGCTCAGCGGCGGTCAGCAGCAGCGCGTGGCGATCGTGCGCGCCCTGGCCGTGCGCCCCCGGCTGCTGCTCCTCGACGAGATCACCGCGGCCCTCGACCCGGAGCTGGTCGGCGAGGTCCTGAACGTCGTCCGTGATCTGAAGGCCGACGGCATGACCATGGTCCTGGCCACGCACGAGATGGGCTTCGCCCGCGACGTCGCCGACCAGGTCTGCTTCCTGGACGGAGGCGTCGTGCTGGAACGCGGCACGGCGGAGCAGGTCTTCGGCGACCCGCGGCAGGAACGCACCCGGCAGTTCCTGCGCCGGATCGTCGAGGCGGGCCGCCTGTAA
- a CDS encoding amino acid ABC transporter permease, which produces MTFVKQESGPEGADDHGDPPGADDGYVPSRRRLDRERYKRDRARRATAVAALSTLVSAVVLYLVVVNAPGWPRTKETFFSAEYAREALPRVLEGLWLNVRLLLVCGVAVLVLGMLIAVARTLRGPVFFPLRALAAAYTDFFRGLPLIINLMIVVLGVPALRLQGVTVDPVLLGGTALTLTYSAYVAEVFRAGIESVHPSQRAAARSLGLTNRQALRHVVLPQAVRRQVPPLLNDLVSLQKDTGLVSIGGAIDAVRAADIIVGRSLNYTPYIVAGLVFVALTIPMTRFTDWVTARMDRQRAQGGTT; this is translated from the coding sequence GTGACGTTCGTGAAGCAGGAGTCCGGCCCGGAGGGCGCGGACGACCACGGTGACCCGCCCGGCGCGGACGACGGCTACGTCCCCTCGCGCCGGCGGCTGGACCGGGAGCGCTACAAGCGCGACCGGGCCCGCCGCGCCACCGCCGTCGCCGCCCTGTCGACCCTGGTCTCGGCCGTCGTCCTCTATCTGGTCGTCGTCAACGCCCCCGGCTGGCCGCGCACCAAGGAGACCTTCTTCAGCGCGGAGTACGCACGCGAGGCGCTCCCCAGGGTTCTCGAAGGGCTCTGGCTCAACGTGCGGCTGCTGCTGGTCTGCGGCGTGGCCGTGCTCGTTCTCGGCATGCTCATCGCCGTCGCGCGGACCCTGCGCGGCCCGGTCTTCTTCCCGCTGCGGGCGCTGGCGGCCGCGTACACCGACTTCTTCCGCGGACTGCCGCTGATCATCAACCTGATGATCGTGGTCCTGGGCGTCCCCGCGCTCCGGCTCCAGGGTGTGACCGTCGACCCGGTACTCCTCGGCGGCACCGCGCTGACGCTCACGTACTCGGCGTACGTCGCCGAGGTGTTCCGCGCCGGCATCGAGTCCGTGCACCCCTCGCAGCGCGCGGCGGCCCGCTCGCTGGGCCTGACCAACCGGCAGGCGCTGCGGCACGTCGTACTCCCCCAGGCGGTACGCCGTCAGGTTCCGCCCCTGCTCAACGACCTCGTGTCGTTGCAGAAGGACACCGGCCTGGTCTCGATCGGCGGTGCGATCGACGCGGTACGCGCCGCCGACATCATCGTGGGCCGCAGCCTCAACTACACGCCCTACATCGTCGCGGGACTGGTCTTCGTCGCCCTGACCATCCCGATGACCCGCTTCACCGACTGGGTCACGGCCCGCATGGACCGGCAGCGGGCGCAGGGAGGGACGACATGA
- a CDS encoding ABC transporter substrate-binding protein: protein MRPVLRTARSLRRAASAAIASLLAVVAVGCAPQPEDDASGSASSSASGASCAKGDLSTKTSGKLTVATDEPAYEPWFKDDDPTNGEGFESAVAYAVAKQLGYDEADVVWQSVPFNKAFAPGAKTFDFDVNQVSISDERKKAVDFSSGYYDVRQAVVALKGSAAAKATSIADLRKLHLGAQVGTTSLNYIQDVVKPTRQAAAYAKNDQAKSALKNGQIDAIVVDLPTAFYITSAEVTDARIVGQFENRGGTPEQFGLVLDKGSALTSCVTTAVDALREDGTLAKIEQEWLSDAVDAPVLK from the coding sequence ATGCGTCCTGTCCTGCGAACCGCGCGCTCCCTGCGACGTGCCGCCTCCGCCGCCATAGCCTCCCTGCTCGCCGTCGTCGCGGTGGGCTGCGCCCCGCAGCCGGAGGACGACGCCTCCGGCTCGGCCTCCTCCTCGGCGTCCGGAGCCTCCTGCGCCAAGGGCGACTTGAGTACGAAGACGTCCGGCAAGCTGACCGTCGCCACCGACGAACCGGCGTACGAGCCGTGGTTCAAGGACGACGACCCGACGAACGGCGAGGGCTTCGAGTCGGCGGTCGCGTACGCCGTCGCGAAGCAGCTCGGCTATGACGAGGCGGATGTCGTCTGGCAGAGCGTGCCCTTCAACAAGGCCTTCGCGCCGGGGGCGAAGACCTTCGACTTCGACGTCAACCAGGTGTCGATCAGCGACGAGCGGAAGAAGGCCGTCGACTTCTCGTCGGGCTACTACGACGTGCGCCAGGCCGTCGTCGCGCTGAAGGGCTCCGCCGCCGCGAAGGCGACGAGCATCGCGGACCTCCGGAAGCTGCACCTGGGCGCCCAGGTCGGCACCACCAGCCTGAACTACATCCAGGACGTGGTGAAGCCGACCCGTCAGGCCGCCGCGTACGCGAAGAACGACCAGGCCAAGTCCGCGCTGAAGAACGGCCAGATCGACGCGATCGTGGTCGATCTGCCGACCGCGTTCTACATCACCTCGGCCGAGGTGACGGACGCGAGGATCGTCGGCCAGTTCGAGAACCGGGGCGGCACGCCCGAGCAGTTCGGGCTCGTCCTCGACAAGGGCAGTGCCCTCACGTCCTGCGTGACGACCGCCGTGGACGCCCTGCGCGAGGACGGCACGCTGGCGAAGATCGAGCAGGAGTGGCTCTCCGACGCCGTCGACGCCCCGGTCCTCAAGTGA
- a CDS encoding alpha/beta fold hydrolase codes for MSSSQEFFAAYDALLARWPTGTAEIDVPTLYGTTRVHAYGPADATPVLLLHGGGSTGAVWFANASALGTHHRVLAVDILGDAGHSVPGGHPLRTTTDLMAWLDALLDGLTVSRTHLLGHSYGGWIALTYALHAARRVDRLVLLDPTQCFANFRPGFLLRSLPILLRPTQARARAYLDRETAGTDTDPGWKRLYALAVSDFANRKLVVGRRPDPTALSVPLLVLLAGRSDAHDAAKVAACARKAVPDARIEILAELTHFAMPTAMPTQTNHRITDFLADRQEKQAAPGAV; via the coding sequence GTGTCCTCATCTCAAGAGTTCTTCGCGGCTTACGACGCACTGCTCGCCCGCTGGCCCACCGGTACCGCCGAGATCGACGTTCCCACCCTGTACGGGACCACCCGTGTCCACGCCTACGGCCCCGCTGACGCCACTCCAGTCCTCCTTCTCCACGGCGGCGGTTCCACCGGCGCGGTCTGGTTCGCCAATGCCTCAGCTCTTGGCACGCACCACCGGGTGCTGGCCGTCGACATCCTGGGCGATGCGGGACACAGCGTCCCCGGCGGGCACCCGCTGCGCACAACCACCGACCTGATGGCCTGGTTGGACGCGCTGCTCGACGGCCTCACCGTGTCCCGCACGCACCTGCTGGGCCACTCCTACGGCGGCTGGATCGCCCTGACCTATGCCCTGCACGCCGCGCGGCGGGTCGATCGGCTGGTACTGCTCGACCCGACCCAGTGCTTCGCCAACTTCCGCCCGGGTTTCCTGCTGCGCTCGCTGCCGATACTGCTCCGCCCGACGCAAGCCCGTGCACGCGCCTACCTGGACCGCGAGACCGCAGGGACCGACACCGACCCGGGCTGGAAGCGGCTCTATGCCTTGGCGGTCTCGGACTTCGCGAACCGGAAACTGGTCGTCGGCCGCCGCCCGGACCCCACGGCACTGAGCGTTCCGCTCCTGGTTCTTCTCGCCGGCCGCAGTGACGCCCACGACGCTGCCAAAGTCGCAGCCTGCGCCCGCAAAGCCGTACCGGACGCCCGGATCGAGATCCTCGCCGAACTCACCCACTTCGCCATGCCCACCGCCATGCCCACCCAGACGAACCACCGGATCACCGACTTCCTGGCGGACAGACAGGAGAAGCAAGCCGCCCCGGGCGCGGTGTGA
- a CDS encoding MarR family winged helix-turn-helix transcriptional regulator, producing the protein MRLVHLLRAVTVELDLRGAEFAARNGLHPTDLRALIHLLDADRAGTDVTPGRLGAALRLNSAGTTALLDRLERLGLVRRGRDENDRRRVVLTVEQKAVELGWSFFGPLIANLVEAAEGFTPGELDIVHRYLTAALRAAAPGNDASTPAATAGRPPPQPFPRRFGQP; encoded by the coding sequence ATGCGGCTGGTCCATCTCCTGCGCGCAGTGACCGTGGAACTCGATCTGCGCGGCGCCGAGTTCGCCGCGCGAAACGGTCTGCATCCCACCGATCTGCGGGCCCTCATCCATCTGCTGGACGCCGATCGAGCAGGTACCGACGTCACCCCGGGACGACTCGGTGCGGCGCTGCGGCTCAACTCGGCCGGCACCACTGCCCTGCTGGACCGGCTGGAGCGCCTGGGGTTGGTCCGCCGCGGGCGCGATGAAAACGACCGACGACGCGTCGTGCTGACGGTGGAGCAGAAAGCCGTGGAGCTGGGCTGGTCCTTCTTCGGCCCGCTCATCGCCAACTTGGTCGAGGCGGCCGAGGGCTTCACCCCGGGCGAACTGGACATCGTTCACCGCTACCTGACAGCCGCCCTTCGAGCAGCCGCTCCCGGCAACGACGCGTCGACGCCCGCGGCCACCGCCGGGAGGCCACCACCACAGCCGTTCCCACGGCGGTTCGGTCAGCCATGA
- a CDS encoding MBL fold metallo-hydrolase: protein MTYSGAVKVGGPADVHELPDLMISKVAVGPMDNNAYLLRCRATDEQLLIDAANDAGTLLTLIGDDGIASVVTTHQHGDHWQALAEVVAATGARTYAGRADAEGIPVATDVLVDDGDTIRVGRVELTARHLVGHTPGSIALVYDDPHGHPHVFTGDCLFPGGPGRTTQPEEFNSLMDGLEAKVFDALPDETWVYPGHGNDTTLGAERPHLAEWRARGW from the coding sequence ATGACGTACAGCGGAGCGGTGAAGGTCGGCGGACCTGCGGATGTGCACGAGCTGCCGGACCTGATGATCTCCAAGGTCGCGGTGGGCCCGATGGACAACAACGCGTACCTGCTGCGCTGCCGGGCCACCGACGAGCAGCTGCTGATCGACGCGGCGAACGACGCCGGCACCCTGCTCACCCTGATCGGTGACGACGGGATCGCCTCCGTCGTCACCACGCATCAGCACGGCGACCACTGGCAGGCGCTCGCCGAGGTGGTGGCGGCCACGGGCGCCCGTACGTACGCGGGCCGGGCCGACGCCGAGGGCATCCCGGTGGCGACCGACGTACTCGTCGACGACGGGGACACGATCCGGGTGGGGCGCGTGGAACTCACCGCGCGCCATCTGGTCGGTCACACGCCCGGTTCGATCGCGCTGGTCTACGACGACCCGCACGGGCATCCTCATGTCTTCACCGGCGACTGCCTCTTCCCGGGCGGGCCTGGCCGGACAACACAGCCGGAGGAGTTCAACTCCCTGATGGACGGCCTGGAGGCCAAGGTATTCGACGCCCTGCCCGATGAGACCTGGGTCTACCCTGGCCACGGGAACGACACCACCCTCGGCGCGGAGCGGCCCCACCTCGCGGAGTGGCGCGCGCGGGGCTGGTAA
- a CDS encoding maleylpyruvate isomerase family mycothiol-dependent enzyme yields MMDHARDLASVCEATDRLLTAVAELDDVAVTEPSRLPGWTRGHVLAHLARNADALVNVLEGRPMYVSGDARDADIERDAPRPLKTQLADVRDSAHRFQDAASVAQDWSRTVELRNGVLDTAAWLPFRRWIEVELHHVDLGIGYELEDLPEEFAQREINFLAHRFHGHPEVPALMIRQDDGHTIPTGAVEGVTGEQPDSGYHPPLPDLVVSGSRADLLGWLAGRRDGTALRVEGGTLPSLPPL; encoded by the coding sequence ATGATGGATCACGCGCGTGACCTGGCCTCTGTGTGTGAAGCGACGGACCGGCTACTCACCGCGGTCGCCGAGCTGGACGACGTCGCTGTGACCGAGCCGTCACGACTGCCCGGCTGGACCCGGGGCCACGTCCTCGCCCACCTCGCCCGCAACGCGGACGCCCTCGTGAACGTCCTCGAAGGGCGCCCCATGTACGTCTCCGGCGACGCCCGGGACGCCGACATCGAGCGGGACGCGCCGCGCCCCCTGAAGACCCAGCTCGCCGACGTACGCGACAGCGCGCACCGCTTCCAGGACGCCGCCTCGGTCGCCCAGGACTGGTCCCGCACGGTCGAGCTGCGCAACGGTGTCCTCGACACCGCGGCCTGGCTGCCGTTCCGGCGGTGGATCGAGGTGGAGCTCCATCACGTGGACCTGGGGATCGGGTACGAGCTGGAGGATCTGCCGGAGGAGTTCGCCCAGCGCGAGATCAACTTCCTCGCCCACCGGTTCCACGGTCATCCCGAGGTCCCCGCCCTCATGATCAGACAGGACGACGGGCACACGATCCCCACCGGGGCCGTCGAGGGCGTCACCGGGGAACAGCCCGACAGCGGCTACCACCCGCCGCTGCCGGACCTCGTGGTCAGCGGCAGCCGGGCCGACCTCCTCGGCTGGCTCGCCGGCCGCCGCGACGGCACCGCGCTGCGCGTCGAAGGAGGCACGCTCCCCTCGCTGCCCCCGCTATAG